A genomic window from Streptomyces broussonetiae includes:
- a CDS encoding L,D-transpeptidase, with protein MATAGTLGGVLALTALAGTGNAATSGNNAGNSPKPQAQASRAGAQDASDARIGITPGEGAHNVGITGPVKVTVSNGKLTKVTMTAVATGTEIPGTLSADGTSWNPNGRLAKATQYQVAAEAQDAQGRPATGNATITTVSPANDFIGHLSPMDGSTVGVGMPVTVTFDKAISDKAAVESKIRVSSSSGQQVVGHWLNGNRLDFRPETYWKPGSTVTVQLTSHGVRKTVTFKIGRSQISTVDARTKQMTVVRDGKTIKTIPISSGSPEHPTYNGRMVISQKFGQIHMNGASVGLTKKDGKPAYDISDVPHAMRLTDSGTFIHGNYWGADSVFGKANTSHGCVGLKDAKGGGDGGQPAAWFFDNSMTGDVVIVKNSDDKTRLAPDNGLSDWNVPWTQWVSGNATG; from the coding sequence ATGGCTACGGCCGGCACACTCGGCGGCGTCCTCGCACTCACGGCCCTCGCCGGTACCGGCAATGCTGCCACCAGCGGAAACAACGCCGGGAACAGTCCGAAGCCGCAGGCGCAGGCAAGTCGGGCGGGCGCCCAGGACGCCTCCGACGCCCGAATAGGGATCACGCCGGGTGAAGGTGCCCACAACGTCGGGATCACCGGCCCCGTCAAGGTCACGGTGAGCAACGGCAAGCTCACCAAGGTGACCATGACCGCCGTCGCGACCGGCACCGAGATCCCGGGCACCCTGTCCGCAGACGGAACGTCCTGGAACCCGAACGGCCGGCTGGCGAAAGCCACCCAGTATCAGGTCGCCGCAGAGGCCCAGGACGCCCAGGGGCGCCCCGCCACCGGGAACGCCACGATCACCACGGTCTCGCCGGCCAACGACTTCATCGGGCACCTCTCCCCCATGGACGGCTCGACCGTCGGCGTGGGCATGCCGGTGACGGTCACCTTCGACAAGGCGATCAGCGACAAGGCCGCCGTGGAGTCGAAGATCCGGGTCAGTTCCAGCAGCGGGCAGCAGGTCGTCGGTCACTGGCTCAACGGCAACCGCCTGGACTTCCGCCCCGAGACCTACTGGAAGCCCGGCTCCACCGTCACCGTCCAGCTCACGAGCCACGGCGTCCGGAAGACGGTCACGTTCAAGATCGGCCGGAGCCAGATCAGCACCGTCGACGCCAGGACGAAGCAGATGACCGTCGTACGGGACGGGAAGACGATCAAGACCATCCCGATCTCGTCCGGCAGCCCCGAGCACCCGACGTACAACGGTCGGATGGTCATCTCGCAGAAGTTCGGGCAGATCCATATGAACGGTGCGAGCGTCGGCCTCACGAAGAAGGACGGCAAGCCCGCGTACGACATCAGCGACGTACCGCACGCCATGCGCCTCACCGACTCCGGCACGTTCATCCACGGCAACTACTGGGGTGCCGACTCGGTCTTCGGCAAGGCCAACACCAGCCACGGCTGTGTGGGCCTCAAGGACGCCAAGGGCGGCGGCGACGGCGGGCAGCCCGCCGCGTGGTTCTTCGACAACTCGATGACCGGTGACGTCGTGATCGTCAAGAACTCCGACGACAAGACCAGGCTGGCCCCGGACAACGGCCTCAGCGACTGGAACGTGCCCTGGACCCAGTGGGTCTCGGGCAACGCGACCGGATGA
- a CDS encoding Re/Si-specific NAD(P)(+) transhydrogenase subunit alpha gives MSAQESAQHPPQRIGVVVESVSGETRVAATPATARQLLALGYEVVVESGAGAASGFGDQAYLDAGASIGQAWNADVVLKVNSPSDTEVTRLREGATVVALLAPAQRPELLRTLAAAGVTALALDAVPRISRAQSMDVLSSMANIAGYRAVIEAAHVFGRFFTGQVTAAGKVPPAKVLVAGVGVAGLAAIGAASSLGAVVRATDPRPEVADQVKSLGGEYLPVDVAQETSTDGYARATSADYDRAAAELYHRQAEDVDIVITTALIPGRPAPRLLSAEDVAVMKPGSVIVDMAAAQGGNVAGTVPGRAVVTDNGVTIIGYTDLASRLPAQASQLFGTNLANLLKLLTPGRDGQLAIDFDDAVQRAVTVVREGDITWPPPPVAVSAAPAAPPQTEPAEPAPKQLWLTPARRFGLIGLGMLVMFLMVAFAPAQLAGNFTVFALAVVIGYYVIGKVHHALHTPLMSVTNAISGIVVIGALLQIGHENRFVTTLAFLAILLTSVNVFGGFAVTRRMLSMFSKG, from the coding sequence GGTGGTGGAGTCCGGGGCCGGTGCCGCCTCCGGCTTCGGCGACCAAGCCTACCTCGATGCCGGCGCCAGTATCGGCCAGGCCTGGAATGCGGATGTCGTCCTGAAAGTGAATTCTCCCTCCGACACGGAGGTCACCCGGCTGCGGGAGGGCGCGACCGTGGTCGCCCTGCTGGCCCCCGCACAGAGGCCCGAGCTGCTGCGGACGCTGGCCGCCGCCGGGGTGACGGCGCTGGCGCTGGACGCTGTGCCACGCATCTCGCGGGCCCAGTCGATGGACGTGCTGTCCTCGATGGCGAACATCGCCGGCTACCGGGCGGTCATCGAGGCCGCGCACGTCTTCGGCCGGTTCTTCACCGGCCAGGTCACCGCGGCGGGCAAGGTGCCACCGGCGAAGGTGCTGGTCGCCGGCGTGGGCGTGGCCGGTCTGGCGGCGATCGGCGCCGCCTCCAGCCTCGGCGCGGTCGTACGGGCCACCGACCCGCGGCCCGAGGTCGCGGACCAGGTGAAGTCGCTGGGCGGCGAGTACCTCCCGGTGGACGTCGCGCAGGAGACGAGCACCGACGGCTACGCCAGGGCGACCTCCGCCGACTACGACCGTGCCGCCGCCGAGCTGTACCACCGGCAGGCCGAGGACGTGGACATCGTGATCACCACTGCGTTGATCCCGGGCCGGCCGGCGCCGCGCCTGCTGTCCGCCGAGGACGTGGCCGTGATGAAGCCGGGCAGCGTCATCGTCGACATGGCCGCAGCCCAGGGCGGCAACGTCGCGGGCACCGTGCCGGGGCGCGCGGTGGTCACCGACAACGGGGTCACCATCATCGGCTACACCGATCTCGCCTCCCGGCTGCCCGCCCAGGCCTCACAGCTCTTCGGCACCAACCTGGCGAACCTGCTGAAGCTGCTCACTCCGGGCAGGGACGGGCAGTTGGCGATCGATTTCGACGACGCCGTGCAGCGGGCCGTGACCGTGGTGCGGGAGGGAGACATCACCTGGCCGCCGCCTCCCGTGGCGGTCTCGGCCGCCCCTGCCGCCCCGCCGCAGACCGAGCCCGCCGAGCCCGCGCCCAAGCAACTGTGGCTCACGCCCGCGCGGCGCTTCGGCCTGATCGGGCTGGGCATGCTCGTCATGTTCCTGATGGTGGCCTTCGCACCCGCCCAACTCGCAGGGAACTTCACCGTGTTCGCCCTGGCGGTCGTGATCGGCTACTACGTCATCGGCAAGGTGCACCATGCTCTGCACACACCGCTGATGTCGGTGACCAACGCGATCTCCGGCATCGTCGTGATCGGCGCCCTGCTGCAGATCGGGCACGAGAACCGGTTCGTCACCACGTTGGCCTTCCTGGCGATCCTGCTGACGAGCGTCAACGTCTTCGGAGGTTTCGCCGTCACCCGCCGCATGCTGTCCATGTTCTCGAAAGGCTGA
- the pntB gene encoding Re/Si-specific NAD(P)(+) transhydrogenase subunit beta: protein MTSLTASHAADLVAALLFILSLAGLSQHRTSRAGVVYGIAGMALALVATVVVAARSITAGAVALIVLAMALGAVIGLWRARRVEMTQMPELIAVLHSFVGLAAVLVGWNSYLEVEAHGRAQTRIDADLLGIHHAEVFIGIFIGAVTFTGSIVAFLKLSARIKSRPLMLPGKNALNLGALGAFVVLTVWFTMSPNLALMIAVTVLALALGWHLVAAIGGGDMPVVVSMLNSYSGWAAAAAGFLLDNNLLIVTGALVGSSGAYLSYIMCRAMNRSFLSVIAGGFGIEAPAGREEEQGEHRGVQAAEAAEMLAQAHSVIITPGYGMAVAQAQHPVAELTRRLRERGVEVRFGVHPVAGRLPGHMNVLLAEAKVPYDIVLEMDEINDDFAGTSVVLVIGANDTVNPAAIDDPASPIAGMPVLRVWEADRVVVFKRSMASGYAGVQNPLFFLDNSSMLFGDARQSVEGILAALGTDGSHGTASAARQTTAAGR, encoded by the coding sequence ATGACCTCACTGACGGCATCCCACGCGGCCGACCTGGTCGCCGCCCTGTTGTTCATCCTCAGCCTGGCCGGCCTGTCCCAGCACCGCACCTCCCGCGCCGGCGTCGTCTACGGCATCGCCGGCATGGCCCTCGCACTCGTCGCCACGGTCGTGGTGGCGGCCCGGAGCATCACCGCCGGGGCGGTGGCCCTGATCGTGCTGGCGATGGCGCTCGGCGCGGTGATCGGCCTGTGGCGGGCCCGCCGCGTCGAGATGACGCAGATGCCCGAACTGATCGCGGTGCTGCACAGCTTCGTCGGCCTCGCCGCGGTACTGGTGGGCTGGAACAGCTACCTGGAGGTGGAAGCCCACGGCAGGGCACAGACTCGGATCGACGCCGACCTGCTGGGAATCCACCACGCCGAGGTGTTCATCGGCATCTTCATCGGCGCGGTCACCTTCACCGGCTCGATCGTCGCCTTCCTCAAGCTCTCGGCGCGTATCAAATCCCGTCCGCTGATGCTGCCGGGCAAGAACGCGCTGAACCTCGGTGCGCTCGGCGCCTTCGTCGTACTGACCGTCTGGTTCACCATGAGTCCGAACCTGGCGCTGATGATCGCGGTGACCGTGCTGGCACTGGCGCTCGGCTGGCACCTGGTCGCCGCGATCGGCGGCGGCGACATGCCCGTCGTCGTCTCGATGCTCAACAGCTACTCGGGCTGGGCGGCGGCCGCGGCCGGCTTCCTGCTCGACAACAACCTGCTCATCGTCACCGGCGCGCTGGTGGGCTCCTCCGGTGCCTACCTGTCCTACATCATGTGCAGGGCGATGAACCGGTCCTTCCTCTCCGTCATCGCGGGCGGTTTCGGCATCGAGGCGCCCGCCGGCCGCGAGGAGGAACAGGGCGAGCACCGGGGGGTGCAAGCCGCGGAGGCGGCCGAGATGCTCGCCCAGGCCCACTCCGTGATCATCACCCCCGGTTACGGCATGGCCGTCGCCCAGGCCCAGCACCCCGTGGCGGAGCTGACGCGCCGGCTGCGCGAGCGGGGCGTCGAGGTCCGCTTCGGCGTCCACCCCGTTGCCGGGCGCCTGCCCGGGCACATGAACGTCCTGCTGGCCGAGGCGAAGGTCCCGTACGACATCGTCCTGGAGATGGACGAGATCAACGACGACTTCGCCGGTACCTCGGTCGTGCTGGTCATCGGCGCGAACGACACCGTCAACCCGGCCGCGATCGACGACCCGGCCAGCCCGATCGCCGGCATGCCGGTGCTGCGGGTCTGGGAGGCGGACCGGGTCGTGGTCTTCAAACGCTCCATGGCATCCGGCTACGCGGGCGTGCAGAATCCGCTGTTCTTCCTTGACAACAGCAGCATGCTCTTCGGCGACGCCAGGCAGAGCGTCGAGGGCATCCTGGCCGCGCTCGGCACCGACGGTTCCCACGGGACGGCCTCGGCCGCGCGCCAGACGACGGCGGCAGGCCGGTGA